A genome region from Maridesulfovibrio salexigens DSM 2638 includes the following:
- the tssA gene encoding type VI secretion system protein TssA translates to MELLDLGRKPVSEAKPAGADARYEPEYDLLQQEIDKLASATAGGAVDWKRVVKLGSVILSSKSKDLKVASYLAVALLHLKGVEGLSAGAQLLLDLISNFWDTLYPAKKRMRGRFGAISWWDENAEKFLKNYDGDELPKEVVDLLDKRINDLDAALAEKSEDAPILHDLSSYVQHLPVTAPVEPEQSAPVADESPTVSTPSAPVASADPVVVNAGNISSPEECSAVLKSGLSVLAPVSEYFLANDLAAAEGYRLRRMIAWTSISALPPAENGRTMIPAPDGPVKDSIASQLKSADFAGALREAESRIGEYLFWLDLSRMSAEALKGLGENHAAAIAALELETQFYVQRLPALASLSFADGTPFADPKTRSWLQSLGSSGAVDSGAESDEVSEIMVKANHLAADKKLFEAVSLICDRINTSPSLRAAFRLRSGLTGLLTAEGQAGVAHVHAIELLEQIDSSGLAEWEPELALTGLRAAYEAVVAEGGPDSAVKSIEILQRISRLSPVEALKLNGVN, encoded by the coding sequence ATGGAACTACTCGATCTGGGCAGGAAACCTGTAAGTGAAGCAAAACCGGCCGGTGCGGATGCCCGTTACGAACCGGAGTATGACCTTTTGCAGCAGGAAATCGACAAGCTTGCCAGCGCCACAGCGGGCGGTGCGGTGGACTGGAAGCGGGTGGTTAAGCTCGGCTCTGTCATCCTGAGCAGCAAATCCAAGGATCTGAAAGTAGCCTCATATCTGGCTGTAGCGCTTTTGCATCTCAAGGGTGTGGAAGGTCTTTCGGCAGGGGCGCAACTGCTGCTCGATTTGATTTCCAACTTTTGGGATACCCTTTATCCGGCTAAGAAACGCATGCGCGGAAGATTCGGAGCCATCAGCTGGTGGGACGAGAATGCCGAGAAATTTTTGAAAAATTATGACGGTGACGAGCTGCCCAAAGAAGTTGTCGATCTCTTGGATAAGAGGATTAACGATCTTGATGCAGCCTTGGCGGAGAAGTCTGAGGACGCGCCTATTCTTCACGATCTGTCCAGTTATGTGCAACATCTTCCCGTGACCGCCCCAGTTGAACCGGAACAGTCTGCTCCCGTTGCAGATGAGTCTCCAACGGTTTCAACTCCTTCAGCCCCTGTCGCCTCCGCTGATCCTGTTGTGGTAAATGCGGGTAATATCTCTTCTCCTGAAGAATGCTCTGCCGTACTCAAAAGCGGGCTTTCTGTCCTCGCTCCTGTTTCTGAATATTTCCTTGCAAATGATCTGGCTGCAGCCGAGGGCTACAGGCTGCGGCGCATGATCGCGTGGACGTCCATTTCCGCTCTTCCTCCGGCGGAAAATGGACGGACCATGATCCCTGCACCGGACGGTCCGGTTAAAGATTCCATTGCCAGTCAGCTTAAGTCTGCTGATTTTGCCGGGGCCTTGCGCGAAGCCGAATCCCGTATCGGTGAGTATCTGTTCTGGCTGGACCTAAGCCGCATGTCTGCTGAAGCCCTTAAAGGACTGGGTGAAAATCACGCCGCAGCGATTGCTGCTCTTGAACTGGAGACACAGTTTTACGTGCAGCGCTTGCCTGCTTTGGCTTCTTTGAGTTTTGCCGACGGCACTCCTTTTGCCGATCCCAAGACCCGCTCATGGTTGCAGTCCCTTGGTAGTTCAGGGGCAGTCGATTCCGGTGCTGAGAGCGATGAAGTGTCTGAAATAATGGTTAAAGCCAATCATCTTGCTGCGGATAAAAAATTATTCGAGGCAGTTTCCCTAATTTGTGATAGGATCAATACATCTCCCTCCCTGCGCGCTGCTTTTCGGCTGCGTTCCGGTTTGACCGGACTTCTTACTGCGGAAGGGCAGGCAGGAGTGGCTCATGTGCACGCAATTGAGTTGCTTGAACAAATTGACAGTTCCGGGCTTGCTGAATGGGAGCCGGAACTGGCTTTAACCGGATTGCGGGCAGCCTATGAAGCGGTAGTCGCGGAGGGCGGGCCGGATTCAGCAGTAAAAAGTATTGAGATTCTACAGCGTATCAGCAGGCTCAGCCCTGTTGAAGCGTTGAAGTTAAACGGTGTTAATTAA
- the tssB gene encoding type VI secretion system contractile sheath small subunit, with the protein MAKEGSVAPKERVNIVYKPDTGDAKEEVELPLKLLVVGDFTQKDDDRMVEDRDPVNIDKDNFNEVLKAQDLELNMGVEDKLSGDSDAQMAVKLKFESLKDFDPDRIISQVPELQKLMELREALKALKSPLSNVPEFRKKVQELVKDDGAREKLLKELGIE; encoded by the coding sequence ATGGCTAAAGAAGGTTCCGTAGCTCCAAAAGAGCGGGTCAATATTGTTTACAAGCCTGATACCGGAGATGCCAAGGAAGAGGTCGAGCTTCCTCTCAAACTGCTGGTGGTCGGCGATTTTACCCAGAAAGACGATGACCGCATGGTCGAGGATCGTGATCCGGTAAACATCGACAAGGATAATTTCAACGAAGTTCTCAAGGCTCAGGATCTTGAACTGAACATGGGCGTTGAGGACAAGCTTAGCGGTGATTCTGATGCTCAGATGGCGGTCAAGCTCAAGTTTGAAAGTCTCAAGGACTTTGATCCGGACCGGATCATCAGTCAGGTTCCTGAATTGCAAAAGCTCATGGAACTCCGCGAAGCCTTGAAAGCACTGAAGAGTCCGCTCTCCAATGTACCGGAATTCAGGAAAAAGGTTCAGGAATTGGTCAAGGATGACGGCGCACGCGAAAAGCTGCTTAAAGAACTTGGAATCGAGTAA